In Pseudomonadota bacterium, the genomic window CGTGGTGTCATCGTTCAGCTGGCGCTGCCGCAGCTGACCGACAATTCTGCCGAGGCGGGTCTTGGCGGGACCAACGGCCTGGGTCGCGATCATCGCCCTGAGTCCGGCCTCCTCCAGCATGGCGCCGTCGCGACCCCGCGCTTCGGTCACACCGTCGGAGTAAAAGAACATCGTGCCATCGTCCAGGCTCACCCGTTCATCGGCGTAACCCGACTGCGGAATGATCGCGAGCGGCGGCGCCCCGGCGGGAAAGGTCTCCTGATGCCCATCGGGTCGGTGAAGAATCGGCGGCGGAAAACCGGCGTTCGACCAGGTTAGCGTGCCGGTCTTGGGCTCGAGATAGCCCGCGGCAGCGCAGATGAACATGCCGTCGCTGACGGTTGACAGCAGCTCGTTATTGACCTGGGCCAGCCACTGGCCCGGCGCTTGACCCGCTTTGCCGATCCAACGCAGCAGGCTGGTGGTGCGCACCATCAGCAGGGCGGCGTTCATGCCTTTGCCGGACACGTCGCCCACGGCAAAACCGATCCGACCATCCGGCAGCTCAAAAAAATCAAAGAAGTCGCCGGACACCTCACGCGCCGGGAGGTTGATTCCCTGCACAGGAAAGGGGGCGGGGCGTCGGCGCGGCAGGAGCGAACGCTGCAGCCGACGGGCCATAAACAGCTCTTTTTTGATGCGCTTTTGCTCGAGCAGGTTCGAGGCAAGCCGGGCGTTGTTGATCGCCAGCGCGGTGGGTGACGCCAACACCCGAAGCGTCTCCTGATCGTGTTCACCAAACAGGCCGCCGTCGAGCTTGTTGAGCACCTGCAGTACGCCGATCACGCCGCCCGACGTTCGAAGGGGTGTGCACAGAATCGAGCGGGTTCGAAAGCCGGTTTTGGCATCGACGTTGCCGGCGAAGTCCGGATCCTGGCTGACGTCGCGCACCAGCTGACACAGGTTTTCTTTGGCGGCGCGACCCACGATGCCCTGCCCCATATCGATGCGCAGCCCCGTGACGTCCACCGGGCCCGCGCAGGCTCGGCACTCGAGATCTCCCGACTGTCCGTCGACGAGAAACACAGAGGCGGCTTCGGCATTCATATAGCCGGAAATACGCTCGACGGCGCGATCGAGCGTCGCGGCGATGTCGATCGATTGGGCAAACTCCTGGCCCAGTTCCACGAGGAGGTCGAGATCGGAGAGCGCTCGAACCGGCGCCTCATCCAGCGCCCGGCTGATCGCCTCACTCACGGCTGTCACCGCCGGCCGCAGCGTTGGGGTCCGGGACAGACTCAACCTCGGGGCCATGCCGCTCGTCGTTGGCGGCGCGATTGGGCCGTCGGGTTTCAACGGGCGTCGCCGCCGGCTCGGTCTCATCGCCGCGCTCGCGTTCACGGCGCTGGCGAATCCTGTGGCGGAGGCGTTTGCGTCGGGAGCGGCCAATCAAGGTGAGGACCGGTCCTGAGGCCGCGTAGAGGTAGGCTACGGTGAACAGCAGCTTTGGCGGATCCAGGGCCAGCAGCACCAGCATGATCACCACCACAAAGATCCACAGAAACGGAACCCGGGCAGGCCACGACTTGAAGCTGTAATACCGCACGTTGCTCACCATCAGGAGCGCGGCGGCCAGCGTCACAACCAGGGTTGGCGCCTGCAGGCCGGCGCCGGTCACGCCTTCGCTTTCGCAGATCCAGACCCCGGTGACCAGCAGGGCAGCGGCCGCCGGGGACGCAATCCCCTGGAAGAACCGCTTATCGGCGACCCCCGCCTGCGCGTTGAAGCGCGCCAGGCGCAGGGCGGCGCAGGCGGCAAACAAGAACGAGACGAGCCAGCCCACCTTGGCCCAGAGCGCACCCCACTCGGCCATCGCCGCCAGCGACCAAAGGTAAACCAGCAGTGCCGGCGCCAGGCCGAAGCAGACCAGGTCGGACATGCTGTCGTACTGGACGCCAAACTCCGACTGCGTGTTGGTGAGCCGCGCAATACGTCCGTCCAGACCGTCGAGCACCGCGGCGATGATCAGCGCTTCGCAGGCGTCGCCAAACCGGCCGTTCATGGCCGCCACAATGGCGTAGAAGCCGGCAAACAGGGCGCCTGTGGTCAGCAGGTTTGGCAGCAGGTAAATGCCGCGGTGGGGTTTACCCACCCCGTCCTGCGGACCGCTGGATGATGGCTGGCTTTGCGAGTCGCTCACTGGTTTGGGGATGACACAGCAGTGCTGAAACCCCGGTATTTTAGCAGCGTTCGCAGACTTAAGGCCGCAAACCGCCGATGGGTAGGCTTTTTTACCCGGAAACGGAGGCGCATAATGCAGGGATCGGTAGCAAAAGGTGCGGGCAATGAACGCAAAAAAGCGACAGATCGGCCGGAAATCCCACCGCGGATGGTTAGTGAGTCTCGCTCCAGCCCTGGCGCTGACCCTGACACTGGGCAGCAGTTTGGAAACACGGGCGGCGGAGCGCGTTTACAAGTGGACCGACGAAAACGGCACGGTGCATTTCACGTCGACCCCTCCCCCGGGCAGCCAGGCAGAGCGGGTAAAGCTTCGGAAGGCCCCGCCCGCACCGCCGACCGAAACCACCAGCACCTCGGCGCCCCAGGGTGAGCTCTACGCTGAGTCGGAGGAGCCGGACAACAGCGAGATCGAGGAAGAGAACCGTCGGATCCAGTGTCAGAAAGGCCGCAACATGATCGCCCAGATTGAGCCACGGCCGCGCGTCTTTCGCGTGGAGGACGACGGTAGCCGCACGTACCTGCTCGACGAGGAGCGAGAGGACCTGCTGACCGAGGCGCGCGACCTCGTCGCGGAGCACTGCGACCCGTGAGACGTCGCCGGCGCAGCGTCGTCAAGCCAGCGGTGCTGCTGTTGCTGCTGGCCGGCGTGGCCATGGCGGGTTTCTGGTACTACCAGCCGCAGCAGCGGCCGGATTGGGTCACCGAAAGCCTGCCGATCGCGCCAAAGTCCAAGGTTGCTCTCTACCGCTGGAAAAACGACCGAGGCGAATGGGTCGTCAGCGACCAAAAGCCGGCGGCCGGCGTCGAGTTTGAACGGGTAGAAATCCGGAACGACGTCAACGTGATGCCGTCAAACGGCAACTAGCTAGTTTCTGACACCAGCCACGGATGGCCTTTGTGACGATCGGCTAATGCAGGATGCCAGGCATGCTGAGGCGGAAACGGGGAATGGGGAGCTGAAACTCACGGCCCGAGTCGTCCACGAGCACGTAATGGCCCTCCATGGTGCCCACCGGTGATTCCAAGATTGCGCCGCTTGAGTAGCGGAAAGCGCTACCCGCTTCGATCACCGGCTGCTGACCCACAACCCCTTCGCCGACCACTTCCTCGACCCGACCCGACCCGTGGGTGATCAGCCAGTAGCGGGACATCAGCTGGACCCGCATGTGGCTCTGGTTAGCCACCTCGATCTGGTACGAAAACACGTAGCGCTCGGCGTCCGGGTCGGATTGATCAGAGAGATACAGTGGCCGGGCGCTGACCTTCAGGTCGGGCGCATTCATGGCGTTACCGCATTGGCGATCGCGACAAAGTCTGCCGGCGCAAGCTGTTCGGGTCGGAGCGTTGGATCGATGTCCAGAGATGAGAGCTGGGCTGCCGTGAGATGCGACCGCAGCGAATTTCCCAGCTGCTTGCGCCGCTGGGCAAAAGCGCTGCTGACAACGCGGGAAAACACCTCGTAGCTGCGCGCCCGCGAGGGCAACTCGGCGTGGGGGATCAGGCGTACCAGGGCCGAATGCACCTTGGGCGCCGGCATAAACGCGCCGGGGGCAACCGTAAATAAACTGCGCACCTGACAATGATACTGCAACATGACGCTCAGTCGACCGTAAACTCGGCTGCCCGGCTGCGCAGCCATCCGCTGCACCACCTCCAGCTGAAGCAGAAAGTGGGCGTCGCGCAGCTGGTCGAGCTGATCCAGGCAGTGAAACAGCAGCGGGCTGGAAATGTTGTACGGCAGATTGCCCACTACCCGGTAAGGGCCCTCGCCGAGCTCAGCAAACCGCACGTCCAGCGCGTCCCCCTCAACAATTCGTGCCTCGCTAAAACCGGGGTCAGACGACAGCTCTGCCACCAGGTCCCGGTCGATCTCGAGCACCGTCAGCTTCGCTCCAGCGGTCATGAGCGGCCGACTGATCGCGCCGTGCCCCGGTCCGATTTCCAGCAGCCGCTCGCCCGGTACCGGCGCAATCGCACCGACAATTTTGTCGATGACGTTCGGATCGTGGAGGAAATTCTGGCCGAAGCGGCGCCGGGCGCGCATCAGCTCGCCATCGTCACAGCCGTGGCGAGGGCAGCTTTCAGGCTGCCAGGGTCGGCAATGCCCTGACCGGCGATGTCCAGCGCGGTGCCGTGATCAACCGAGGTGCGCACGATGGGCAGGCCGAGCGTCACGTTGATAGCACTCCCAAACCCAACGTACTTCAGCACCGGCAGACCCTGGTCGTGATACATCGCCAGCACCGCGTCATGCCGCTCGAGCACCCGCGGCGTAAAGACCGTATCAGCGGGCAGCGGACCGGTGAGTTTCATTCCGCGGGCACGCAGTGACTCGACGGTCGGGGTGATGGTGTCCTGCTCCTCGGTTCCCAGATGCCCGCCCTCGCCCGCATGTGGATTGAGGCCACAAACCGCGATGGCGGGGTTGGCAATGCCGAAACGCTGCCGCAGCCCCTGATCGATGATCGCCAGCGTCTCGCTGAGCATCGAGCGGTCGATCGCTTCCGATACGCGGGCCAGGGGCAGGTGGGTTGTCGCAAGGGCGACTCGAAGATCCCCGGCCGCCAGCAGCATGACCACCCGCCGGGTATTCGAACGCTGGGCGAGAAACTCGGTGTGCCCGGTGAAGGCGATGCCTGCGTCATTGATGGCGCCCTTATGAACCGGACAGGTAACCATGGCGGCAAAGTCACCGCCGGCGCAGCCGTCAAAGGCACGCTCGAGCATTTCGACAACGGCAGGTGAGTTGCGCGTATTGAGTGTACCCGGCTGCACCGGCGCAGCGGCCGGGACATCGAGCAGCTGGCGGGGGGCGTTTTGGCCCGCTCGAAACGGCGCGAGCTCTAGCGACTGGCCCAGGGACTCTGCGGCCTGGAGCAGCGCCGCGCCGCTGCCGACGAATACCAGAGGCACCTCGGCGCCTCCCGCCGCCAGCCGGACGCAAAGCTCCGGACCGATGCCCGCCGGGTCACCGACGGTGACCGCAATGGGTTTCACCTGGTGTCCTGTTTGCTAGATGCGATATTCGATGTAGGCCTCGTCGCGCAGCTCGCGCTCCCACAGGCGAAACTCTTCTTCGGCCTTCAGGCGGCGCAGCGCTTCCCGCGCCTGCCCACGCTGAATGTCGACGGTCCGGTCCTGTTCACGGGCGCCCTCTTTTTGAAGGATGTGCCACCCGGCTGCCGATTGAAACGGTTGGCTGATCTCACCGTCCGCCAGCGAATCGAGCACACCCTGGACGCGTTCACCGAAGGTGCCCGGGACAAACCACCCCATGTCGCCGCCGAGGTTCGCGGAGCTGGTGTCGTCCGAATACTGCCGGGC contains:
- the pssA gene encoding CDP-diacylglycerol--serine O-phosphatidyltransferase codes for the protein MSDSQSQPSSSGPQDGVGKPHRGIYLLPNLLTTGALFAGFYAIVAAMNGRFGDACEALIIAAVLDGLDGRIARLTNTQSEFGVQYDSMSDLVCFGLAPALLVYLWSLAAMAEWGALWAKVGWLVSFLFAACAALRLARFNAQAGVADKRFFQGIASPAAAALLVTGVWICESEGVTGAGLQAPTLVVTLAAALLMVSNVRYYSFKSWPARVPFLWIFVVVIMLVLLALDPPKLLFTVAYLYAASGPVLTLIGRSRRKRLRHRIRQRRERERGDETEPAATPVETRRPNRAANDERHGPEVESVPDPNAAAGGDSRE
- the rsmA gene encoding 16S rRNA (adenine(1518)-N(6)/adenine(1519)-N(6))-dimethyltransferase RsmA yields the protein MRARRRFGQNFLHDPNVIDKIVGAIAPVPGERLLEIGPGHGAISRPLMTAGAKLTVLEIDRDLVAELSSDPGFSEARIVEGDALDVRFAELGEGPYRVVGNLPYNISSPLLFHCLDQLDQLRDAHFLLQLEVVQRMAAQPGSRVYGRLSVMLQYHCQVRSLFTVAPGAFMPAPKVHSALVRLIPHAELPSRARSYEVFSRVVSSAFAQRRKQLGNSLRSHLTAAQLSSLDIDPTLRPEQLAPADFVAIANAVTP
- the pdxA gene encoding 4-hydroxythreonine-4-phosphate dehydrogenase PdxA → MKPIAVTVGDPAGIGPELCVRLAAGGAEVPLVFVGSGAALLQAAESLGQSLELAPFRAGQNAPRQLLDVPAAAPVQPGTLNTRNSPAVVEMLERAFDGCAGGDFAAMVTCPVHKGAINDAGIAFTGHTEFLAQRSNTRRVVMLLAAGDLRVALATTHLPLARVSEAIDRSMLSETLAIIDQGLRQRFGIANPAIAVCGLNPHAGEGGHLGTEEQDTITPTVESLRARGMKLTGPLPADTVFTPRVLERHDAVLAMYHDQGLPVLKYVGFGSAINVTLGLPIVRTSVDHGTALDIAGQGIADPGSLKAALATAVTMAS
- a CDS encoding GAF domain-containing SpoIIE family protein phosphatase codes for the protein MSEAISRALDEAPVRALSDLDLLVELGQEFAQSIDIAATLDRAVERISGYMNAEAASVFLVDGQSGDLECRACAGPVDVTGLRIDMGQGIVGRAAKENLCQLVRDVSQDPDFAGNVDAKTGFRTRSILCTPLRTSGGVIGVLQVLNKLDGGLFGEHDQETLRVLASPTALAINNARLASNLLEQKRIKKELFMARRLQRSLLPRRRPAPFPVQGINLPAREVSGDFFDFFELPDGRIGFAVGDVSGKGMNAALLMVRTTSLLRWIGKAGQAPGQWLAQVNNELLSTVSDGMFICAAAGYLEPKTGTLTWSNAGFPPPILHRPDGHQETFPAGAPPLAIIPQSGYADERVSLDDGTMFFYSDGVTEARGRDGAMLEEAGLRAMIATQAVGPAKTRLGRIVGQLRQRQLNDDTTLLVVDGRG
- a CDS encoding DUF4124 domain-containing protein, giving the protein MSLAPALALTLTLGSSLETRAAERVYKWTDENGTVHFTSTPPPGSQAERVKLRKAPPAPPTETTSTSAPQGELYAESEEPDNSEIEEENRRIQCQKGRNMIAQIEPRPRVFRVEDDGSRTYLLDEEREDLLTEARDLVAEHCDP
- the apaG gene encoding Co2+/Mg2+ efflux protein ApaG — translated: MNAPDLKVSARPLYLSDQSDPDAERYVFSYQIEVANQSHMRVQLMSRYWLITHGSGRVEEVVGEGVVGQQPVIEAGSAFRYSSGAILESPVGTMEGHYVLVDDSGREFQLPIPRFRLSMPGILH